In Natronococcus sp. AD-5, the genomic window CGACGCGCTCGAGGCGCTCTACGTGGCGACGGCGGAGGAGTCGGTGACGAGCGTGCGCATTAGCTACGAACGAGAGTGAACGGTCAGGCGAAACGGACGCGACGGGAACGCTACAGCCGACCCGTTACTCCTGGTCGACTCGCTGCGCGAACCCGAAGTTCGGCTTAACGTCCTCGACGCGCACCTCGACGACGTCGCCCGCCTCGGTCGAAGGGACGAACAGGCGGAACCCGTCGACCGACGCGATGCCGTCGCCCTCGCTGCCGACGTCGACGATTTCGACCTCGAGTTCGTCGCCCTCGCTGACGGGCGCCGTGAGCCGCCCCTTGCCGATGAGGAAGAGCTCGGAGGATACCTGGCGCGAGGCCTTCGGCGTCGTCGCGCGGACGTACTGGAACTCCTCCTCGACCTCCGCCCGGAAGTCGTCGACGTCGGGTCCTTCGAACACCTTGACGACGAAGTTACCGCCGGTGTCGAGCAGCTCGAGAGCCGTCTCGAACGCCTGGCGGGCGAGGTGTAGCGAGCGGGCCTGGTCGAGCGAGTACTCGCCGGTCATGTTGGGCGCCATGTCGGAGACGACGACGTCCACGCTCCCGCCGGCGGCGTCGGTGACGCGCTCTCGCGTTCGCTCCTCGGTCATGTCCCCGCGGAGCGTCTCGACGCGGTCGTTCACGGCCGGGTCCTCGAGGTCCTTGATCCGCTGGAGGTCGACGCCGATCACCTGTCCCCGCGGGCCGACCTTCTCGGCGGCGACCTCGAGCCAGCCGCCGGGTGCGGCACCCAGGTCGACGACCGCATCGCCGCCGGAGATGACGTTCTCGAGGTCGTCGAGCTGCTTGAGCTTGTACGCCGCTCGACTCCGGTATCCTTCCTGTTTCGCCTTGTTGTAGTAGTGGTCTCGTCGTGTCATAGGTACTTCACCGAACCCCGTGTCACGTTCCGCGTAGGAACGGTCGGCGGATCTGCGTTCACACGGAATGACACGCCCCCGACTCGGAAAGGCACATCGGATAGTATCGGTCAGCCGTCGGGCTCTGCATAAGCGTCTCATCACTGAGCGGGAGCGAAGATCATGCGAGCTCAGCGAGAGTTCCGCTCTCGCCAAATCACGAAATCGACGATTTTCGTACGATCCCGAGGCCTCCGCTCGTTGCGCCCGTAGATTTTCGGATCGAGGTGTCCACCCGGTGCGTCAGTTTATTACGCGAAGCGGAGGGACGATTCTCCGTTACATCTATTGCGTATCGTAACGTAGTAGATCGTAACGATGAAGACAGTCACCACGCGCATCCCGGAGGACGACGAGGAGGCCCTCGCCGAACTCGAGACGGAGTTGAGTGCTGATCGGTCGGAGGTGCTTCGCCGGCTGATCCGACAGGGCCTCTCCGACTGGCGCAAGGAGCGGGCACTCGACCAGCTCCGTGACCACCGCATCACGCTGCGGAAGGCAGCAGAGCTGGCAGACGTCTCGTACGTCGAGATGTTGACCCTCGCCTCCGAAGAGGGGATCGACGTCGGGTACACGACGGCCGACCTCGAACGCGATCTCGATCGGATCTAATGGTTGTCGTCGATTCCTCCGCGCTGATTCCGCTCGCGTGGGTCGGGCGACTCGACCTGGTCTCGATCGTTTTTGATGATATTCGGACGACAGAAGAAGTTCGGGACGAAGTCCTCACTGAGGGCAAGCGTGGTACCGCGACGCTCGACGAGTTTCTGGCGGACGTAGCTGTTCACGGAACGGCGGACGCGGCCGACGAAGTGGCGTCGATGGAGGGAATTGCGGTGGCCGACGCGTCGGTGATCCTGCTGGCAGAGGCTGACGAGATGATCCTTCTCGCTAACGACAAAGGGCTGATCGAGGTTGCCCGGAGTCACGGCGTCGAGTGCTGGTGGGTGACGACGCTGTTGCTCAGATGTACGAAAGAAGGTGAGTTGACGACGGATGAGGCAACCGATGTCCTGTACGACCTCGTGACTGAGGGAATGAACCTGCACCCGAAAGTCTACACGCAAGTGCAGAAGAAGCTCCGAGAACTGGGGGGCTGAATCGGAATCCTCGGTCGGATGGAGATGCGTTCAGTCAGTAGTCACAACAGACCGGGAGGAGTAGTTGTAGTAGTGGTCTCGTCGTGTCATGATCGCTTCACGTACGATCGCGATTCCGTGCCGGACCGGCCGCGTTCGTACCCGGGCTACGGACCAGAAGCGGAAAGACCTGCTGAAAGCGCTCCGCCGGGAGCGCAGTTCGGCGCGAACGCTCCCGTTCAGCCGTTATCGGCCGCAGTACGCCGGGGCGGCAACTTCGTGCACACCGCTTACGGACGGTGGCCGCCAACCGACGCCTATGGAAACGCCACCCGAACTCGAAGCCGCCGCGGGAGAGAAAGACGACGTCACGATCACCGAACGGAAGTACGACGAAGAGCACGTCATCGCCGTCGACTTCGGCCCGAGAGGCGGAACGCCGACGCTCGACGTCGTCGACGAGACGGCGATCGTCGTCGTCGACGGGGACCAGTTCGAGTTCGACGTTCCGTCGGACGCGAGCGCCGTGGCGGTCAACGACGGGATCCTGACCATCAGAGCCGAGCAAGAGTAGCGAGCCCGCCGAACGAGTCGATCCTCACGACTCCGCTCCGATGGCGAGCGGTTTTGCGCCACCGGCGAGGTACCGACCGTGCAACTCGCAGGCTCCCGTTTTTTCGTTCGCAATGTGGTACCGCGTCACGATGAATTACCACGAATTCGTCGGCGAAGTACAGCATCGACTCGAACTTCCCGGCATGGGCGAAGCGGTCCGGGCGATTCGCGCCGTCCTGACGACGCTCGGCGAGCGGGTGCAGGAGGGCGAAGCGTCCAACCTCGCGGGGCCGCTCCCGATGGAGATCGATCGGTTCCTGCTCGAGGCGGAGTCGGGCCAGCAGTTCGGCTTCGACGAGTTCGTCGACCGCGTCGCCGACCGAGCGGGGCTCGAGGACGGCGATGACGGCCGGGCGGAGGCCGTCTACTACGTGCAGGCGATCTTCGCGCTCGTCGCGACGGTCGTGCCCGGAAGCGAGTTCGAAGAAGTGCGCGAGAACTTCCCGGACGACGAAGACTACGACCAGTTCTTCGAACTCGTCGGCGTCGAAGAGGCCTTCGAGGAAGGGAGGGACCGCGGAAACTGACGCTACTGGTTCTCTTCGCGGTCCCGGTCGTCGGCGATCGACCGTCCGTCGCCGGGTTCGTCCGCCGTCGACTCGGTAGTTGCTTCGCTCTCGTCGCGGACGTCGCCCGGTTCCTCGCGTCGGCCGACGTCCTCGTCGGGGGCGATTTCGGCTTCCGAATCGCGTTCCGTCAGTTCGGACGGATCGACTTCGATCTCGCGGCTCGCCTCGTCTTCGACCGACCCCATCTCCTCGGCGTCGTCCGCCGCTTCGGTCGGCTCGCCCGCTTCGGGCTCCGCCATCTCGTCGGACGGATCCACGCGCGGGCCGCCTTCCGGGCTGTCGTAGAATTCGTCGTTCCCCGTCATCGGCTCCGATTCGTCGAGGTCGCCCGCTCCGGTTCTGCGGTTCGTTCCGTCGACGTCGGTCTCCGGATCGGTGGGATCCGACGCCGCCGGCTCCCCGGGATCGTAGCCGATCTCCCGCCGGTCCGACCCCTCGAGGTCGCCTGCGCGCTCGTCGTCCGCGGCCCCCGACGTGATGCTCTCCGTCGGAAACTCCGCCTTCAGTCGGATCGTCTCGTCGGTCACCCGGTCGACGGAGTCGTCCGCGAGCGGAACGGCGTCGTCGGCGTCGCCCTCCCAGTCGAGGACGGCCTTGATCGAGTCCGCCATGCCCGGCTCCGGTTCGACGTAGGCGGTTCCCGGATCGACGGCGACGACGGCGCCGAGGTTCTCGCCCGTCGCGCTCTCGACGGTTTTACCGACGTCGTCCTCCGTGAACGTTGGACTCATACGCCGAGGTAGCACCGTCCGCGACAAGCCATTCCTGCCTGCACAGCACGGGCGTCTCGAGTCGGGCGCCGGCCCGTCAGGCGAGTTCGAGCGCCGTCGCCAGATCCGACTCGATCGCCTCGACCTTGCTCCGGTCGTACAGCGCCGCCGCCGGGTGAAACGCGGGGACGACGGTCCGGCCCTCGCGCTCGAATCGCTGACCGTGCAGATCGGTGATCGTCTCGTCGGCGTCGAGGAGTTCGGCCGCCGCGAAACTCCCCATCGGAACGAGCACGGACGGATCGACGCGCTCGAGCTCGGCCTCGAGCACCGGCCACCAGGCGTCGATCTCGGCGACGTACGGATCGCGGTTCTCCGGCGGGCGCACCTTGACGAGGTTGGTGATGTAGAGGTCGCGTCGGCCGTGTCCGATCGACTCGAGGGCGCGATCCAGTTGCTTTCCGGCCTGACCGACGAACGGTTCGCCCTGGGCGACCTCCTGTCCGCCCGGCGCCTCGCCGACGAGCATCACGTCGGCGGAGAGCGGTCCGACGCCGGGGACGAACCGTTCGCGGTCGAACTGGTCGTCCGGGACGGTCTCGAGCGCGTCGGCGAACACGGTCTCGAATTCCCAGTCGGTGGCCTCCTGGTCGCTCATGGTGGCCGACTACGGCGGCCTCGAAAAACATCGTTTCCTTGCGTACGCATCCCGCGAGCGCACCTGACGCATTCGCCGCTCGGCAGTGGCGGGTCTCAGGTTTTTGCGCTCGGCGCGAGGAGTGTCGACCGATGACGACGCACGTTCTCGTTCCGGTCGATGAGTCCGAGCAGTCCGACGACGCGCTCACGGCTCCTGGGATCGCCGTTCGCTGAGACCGACAGCCGGAGTGAAACGCCGAACCGAGAGACGAGGCACATTCAAGGGCTATCGTTAGGCGCCTGGCCGGCGGACGTCCGCACATGGCCGATATTCCAGACGTCGAAACCGTGGAAACGGAAGACGAGTACATCCACGTCCGGTTTCGGGACCCCGACCGGTACGACGAGATCCGAACGCCCGACTGGGCTAAAAACCCCGCGGAGTCGGTCTCCGAGGGAAGCGAGGTGCGAACCGGCAAGGTCGAAGGCGACGACGACTGGGAAGTAACCAGCGTGTTGATCAAGAAGAGCGTCGGCGAGGAGAAAGCCGAAGAGCAGGCGCGCGAGATCGTCGAGAAGATCGAGTCCTGAGGGAGTCCCGGTCCTCCGAACGGTTGCGAACTCCGGGACAGCAGTTATCCCGCCGAAGCGTGGACGACAGAACATGGGCGAAGAGATTACGATGGAGGACGGCGGAAAGCGCGTAATCGACAGCAACGGAAACGAGATCGGCGTCGTCACCGACGTCGACGACGAGGACGGGACGGCCTACGTCGAGCCCAACCAGGAGATCGGCGGCGAACTCAAGACCAGGCTCGGCTGGGGCAGCGACGCCCAGAGCGAGTACCCGCTTCGAAACGACGCGATCGGCGAGATCACCGAGGAAGAGATCCTGCTGCGCGAAGCGTACTGAGGTCGCGAGGCGGTCTCCGAAGCCCCGCTCGCGGGTCCGCCCGCGCGTAAAGGGTGCATTTTTATGGCGACCGTTCGTAGCCCGCCCTATATGTTCAAGGCCATCGTGAGCGCGGAAACGCTCACCAGCGCGCTCGATTCGGTGAGCGTGCTGGTCGACGAATGCAAAATTCACCTCGAGGAGGACGGCCTCGAAATCCGGGCCGTCGATCCCGCGAACGTCGGGATGGTCGATCTCTCGCTGGAGGCGGCCGCGTTCGAGTCCTACGAGGCCGACGGCGGGCTGATCGGCGTGGATCTCTCCCGGCTCGAGGACATCGCTGGCATGGCCGACTCCGGCCAGCTCATCCAGCTCGAACTCGACGAGGAGACGCGCAAACTCCACATCCAGATCGACGGGCTCGAGTACACTCTCGCGCTGATCGACCCCGACTCCATCCGCCAGGAGCCCGACATCCCGGAACTCGACCTGCCCGCACGGGTCGTCCTCGAGGGGAAGGACGTCAACCGCTCGGTCAAGGCGGCGGACATGGTCTCCGATCACATCGCGCTCGGCGTCGACGAGGGCGAGGAGTACTTCTACGTCAACGCCGAGGGCGACACCGACGACGTCCACCTCGAACTCACCCAGGAGGACTTGATCGACCTGCAGTCCGGCCCGGCCCACTCGCTGTTCTCGCTGGATTACCTCAAGGACATGAACAAGGCGATCCCCGGCGACGCCGAGGTCACGCTCGATCTCGGCGAGGAGTTCCCGGTCAAGATCTACTTCGGATTCGCCGAAGGGCAGGGACAGGTCACCTACATGCTGGCGCCGCGGATCCAGAGCGACTGATCACGACGCTCGTCTCTTCGTCTGTCCGTCGCACTCGTCGACTACCGGTGCGTCCGATCCTCCGTTCGTGCGAGGCGACCCTCATCCCCGCCGTGATTTAAAGCAGTTACATGGTAAGGACGGATCCTACCAGTGGGGCGGCTGTACGCGGTACTATGCCCTCCACCAACGATTCCAGCGACTGTCGAGAATCCCGATACGAGACGACGTTCGATCCGGCCGCCGGCGATCGCGCGAGCGAAGTCGTCGTGACGGCGGTCGGGACGGTCACCGGCTCGGACCCGGTCAACCTCGAGCCGCTGTACGACGCCATCGAGCCGGACGCGCTCGACTCGCTGTGCGATCACGCGGGCCGGAAGCGCACCGAAACGCATCGGCTCCGATTTTCGTACGCGGGGTTCGACGTCGACGTGCGGACCGACGGGCGGGTTCGCGTGCTCGAGCCGTCGTCCGGCTCCGAAGTCGCCGCGAACGGCGAGTAACCGAGCGACCGACGCGGCGCGTCAGTCGTGCGCGTCGAGGAACGAACGCAGCCGCTGATTCACGCGGTCCGCGTCCTCGACGAAGAAGCAGTGCGAACCGCCGTCGACGAGTTCGAGCCGCGCGTCGGGGATCTTTTCGTCGAGGAGTTTGCCGTTCGCGACTGGGACCACCCGATCGTTCGTCCCGTGCACGACCAGCGTCGGCACTCGGATACGGTCGAGTCGATCGCCGACGTCGAACTCGAGCACGGCCGCGGCCTGGGCCTCGCGCGCCGGTTCGTCGGCGTCCTGCTCGAGTCGCCACTCGATGATCCGGTCCATCAGGTGCGGGTTCCGGTTCGTGAACCGCTCGTTGAACGCGGGCCGCATCCGGTGACGGAGCCCCTCGCGCTCGCTCGCGCCCTTGGGCACGTCGAAGATGTGCTCCTGGGTCTCCTCGGGGACGGGGACGGCGTCGACGCCCCCGTGGCTCGTACAGCACAGCGTCAGCGTCTTCGCGCGCGAGTACTCGAGCGCGTAGCGCTGGGCGATCATCCCGCCCATGCTCGCGCCGACGATGTGGGCGTCGTAGACGTCCGCCTCGTCGAGGACGGCCTCGAGGTCGGCGGCCAGCCCGCCGATCGAGTAACCGGCCAGCTTGAAGATGAGCGGGGCGCGGAGCTTACGCGGGAGCCGCGGGACGAGCGGCGGCAGTCCGGCGTCGGAGCGGCCGGTTCCCCGGTTGTCGGGAGCGATCACGCCGTACTCGTCGGCGACGGCCTCCCGCTGCCAGCGCCACATCCACCGGCCGAAGCCGAGTCCCTGCAGGAAGACGACCGGCGTCCGCTCTCCCTCCTCCCGTTCGTAGTAGATCGACACGCCGTCTCGAGTGGCCCGTGGCATACCGGTCCTGACGTGTCGAACGCCCTTGAAATCGACCCTCGAGGCAGGACAAGAGGGAGTTACTCGCTCGAATTACCACCTCGGCGGAAAACCGACGCGCGGGACGCGGGAGTAAAACGGTATTACGGGCGATCGGTTGGTAGCGGTGAGTGACAGGGTCGTCGACCAGTTACGCGTACCACAGCCCGCGACAATCACGGTGTTTAACCCGTCGCAGTAATACTACGTTACCGATGGAGCGACTGCACGCCAGGTACCCGTTTCTCGAGGCCGCTCGCGAGAGCGTGGCGACGGAGGCCGTCGATCTGGCCACGATCGTCGAACAGGACGAGGCGGTCGTCGAACGCGCCACCCAGCGGGTCAGTACCGCACTCGAGGCCGGCGAGATCGGCGACCCGCGCCGCGACCCGCGCGTCGAACTCCTCTCGTACCCGGTCGCCCGCGTCCTCGTCTCGCTGGTCGACGAACGCGTCCTCGTGCGCAAGTACGCTCGCGCCGAGGCCGCGAGCGCCTACGAGCGGTTCACGACCGATCTCGAGGACACGGTCGAACTCAAGAGCGTCGAGTCGACCGGGCTGGATCTCGAGACCCTGCTCGCGGAGTTCGACCTCCGGGACGACGTTCGGGAGACGGGCAACGGCTACCGGATCGACGTCGGCACCTACCTCCCGCTCGCCGAGGACCTCTGGGACGACGAGTGGCGACTCGTCAACCGCGCGCTGGCCGACGGCGAGGTTCCGATCGAGGAGGACGACCTCCTCACGCTCCTGCGGGAGGCGATCCGGGATCGGATCGAGGACGGGTTGCCGTTCGACGTCCCCGACGCCATCGCGACGAGTCTCGAGGACGAGACCGCCGCGATCCGGGAGGTGCTCGCCGACCTCGAACTGACCCGCGAGATCGACACCGTCGTCCCGGACCTCTTCCCGCCGTGTATGAAGGCCCTGCTCGATCAGATCCAGAAGGGCGAACACCTGCCCCACCACTCCCGCTTCGCGATCACCGCGTTCCTGACGAGTATCGGGATGTCGACCGACGAGATCGTCGAACTCTATCGGGTGAACTCCTCGTTCGGCGAGGAGATGACTCGCTACCAGACCGACCACATCGCCGGCGAGACGTCGCCGACGGAGTACTCGCCGCCCTCCTGTGCGACGATGCAGTCCTACGGGGACTGCGTCAACAAGGACGACCTCTGCGAGCGCATTCCGCACCCGATGGCCTACTACGAGCAGCGGATCGACGACTCCGACGACGACGAACTCGAGGACTGGCGGGAGGAGACGAGCGAGACGGCTACCGGGGATTGAGCGCTCACCGTGCGGAGAGACGGCGGTCGGAAACGGAAAATCGAACTCGTTCTAGACCGCGTTCTGCGCCTCCGGCTCGTCTTCGTCCTCGAGGCCGTCCTCGGGGTCGTTCAACAGGTACGCCAGGCCGATCCCGGCGGCGGTCAGCAGGAAGATGAAGCCGACGATCGCGCCGACGAGCATCTCGCCGCCCTCCGGTGAGAGCGTCCCGTCGGCGCCGCCGTACGTGGAACCGACGGTGATCATGGCGCCGAGCATCAGGAAGACGGCCGTCACGGCCACGACGATTTCGATGATCCGCTCGCGCTCGAGCATTACAGCATCGATTTCGCCGGCCGAGGCAAAAGCGCTTCGAAGGATCCGCGAGGGGCGACCACCTCGACCGGACACTCGATTTTGCGATTCGTACGACGCTTCGACGACCGTCGATATCGGAACCCCATACATAAACCCCGGGCAAGCGTACGCAGGCGATCCCGTTATTTCGGTCGGGAACCTAGCAGCGTCGAATAGCCAGCCGACTACGATCCCGGCCGTGAGCCGGGGAATCAGCCTCTCCGACGCAACCCATGAAAACAACAGCGTCACCGAAGACACCGCTTCCAGTACCGTCCGCCGAATCGCTCGAGGAGCGCTCGCGCCGCGCGCGCACCGAACCGATGTCGGTGCTCGCGCTCGGCGACGGCCTCTACGAGATCGAATCGGCCAGCGACCACACCTACCTCGTCGACCTCGAAGGCGGCCGGTGTACCTGCCCCGACCACGTCTTCCGCGGCGTCCGGTGCAAGCACATCCGCCGCGTCGCGATCGAGATCACCGAAGGGCGAACGCCGCCGCCGGGGAAGATCGCCGTCGCGTGTCACGACTGCGACGACGCGGTCTTCGTCGACGAAGACGCCCCGGGGCCGTACTACTGCGACGAGCACGCGATCTGGCCCGGCGACCGCGTCGTCGACCGCGAGACCGGCGATCGTCTCACGGTCGTCGACGTCTCGGAGCTTCGAGCCGACGCGGTCCGGCTCGAGGCCACGGGTCGCACCGTCGCCGAGTACGAGACGAACGCGAACTACGACGCCGACGTGCCCGTCGTCGGTGCGATCTACCCGCACGCGACGGTCGCCCGCAACGGCGTCGTCCCCGAGTCGCTGAAGGTCTACGTCTTCCCGCGGACCCGCCTCGAGAAGACGACGACGCGACGGAAGCGGTCCGCCGCGGCGTAACAACGGCCGACAACGCGCGACGCGTTGGATAGCTTGCGTTTTATTGGTGGTCGTGATCAAGTAGCACGGCATGGACGCCGGGAGCGACTACGGCCGGTACGACGAGGGCCGACGCGTCAACTACTGGGTTCTGGACCGAGCGCTCGAGCGCGAGCTCCGCCGCACCTACGCCGACGACGAGTACGAGTGGGCCGAACCCCGGCTCGAGGCGTTCGGCGAGACCGTCGGCTACACGGTCGCCGACAACGCCGATTACGTCGACGACCACGGGCCGGAACTCGAACCCTACGACAAGCACGGCGAGGTACAGAATTACGTTCGCTACCCCGCCGAACAGTTCGAGAACGAGCGGCTCGCCTACGAGGCCGGGATCGTCGCCGACGCCTTCGAGGCGCCCCCCGGACGCGACGAACCGATGCCGCTCTCGCACAACCTCGCGATGCAGTACCTGCTGTGTTACGCCGATCCCGGCTTCGACTGCCCGGTCGCGATGACCGCCGGCGCGGCGCTCGTTCTCGAGAAGTTCGGCGACGAGTCCCTCGAGCCCTACTACGAGGCGCTGACGAGTCGCGACTACGACGACCTCGTCGAGGGGGCGATGTTTCTCACCGAAAAGCAAGGGGGCAGCGACGTCGGCGCGAACGAGACTCGCGCCGAGTGGGACGACGAAGAGGGGTGCTGGCGCCTGTACGGCGAGAAGTGGTTCTGTTCGAACGTCGACGCCGAGGGGACGCTCGCGCTCGCCCGGACCGAGGACGCCCCGGAGGGCACCGACGGGCTCTCGATGTTTCTCGTCCCCCACGCGGACCTCGCGAAGGGTCCCGTCACGAAAGGCGACTTGCTCGAGGACGGCCCGCTCTCCCCCGGAGACGTCAACGACCAGCTCTACCGTCGGCTGAAGGACAAACTCGGTACCGTCTCGGTGCCGACGGGGGAGGTCGAGTTCACGGGCGCGAAAGCGATCCTCGTCGGCGAGGCGGAGAACGGCTTCCGGCAGATGGCCGAGATGCTCAACCTCGAGCGCCTGTCGAACGCCGCGGCTTCCTGCGGGATCATCGGACGGGTACTGCTCGAGAGCAAGATCTACGCCGCGAATCGCGAGGCGTTCGGCGAGACGATCGATCAGTACCCGCTCATGCGCGCGGATCTGGTCGACATGGCCGTCACTCACGAGGCCGCGGTGGCGTACGTCTTCGAGGCCGCGCGGCTGCTGTCGGAACGCGAGCGAGCCGAACGCGCGGGGGAGAGCGCGGACGACGCGTACCGCCTGATGCGGCTGCTGATCCCCATCGCGAAGCTTCGCACCGCCCGCATGGCCGTCGACACCGCCTCCTACGGGATGGAGGTCCACGGGGGCAACGGTTACGTGAACGACTTCGTCACCAATCGAATGTTACGGGACGCGCAGGTCCTGCCCATCTGGGAGGGGACCGAGAACATCCTCTCGCTGGACGTGCTGCGAGCCCTCGAGCGCGAGGACGCTCACGAGCCGCTGCGGGAAACGATCGAGGACAGACTCGAGGCCGTCTCGCACCCGGCGCTCGCCGATACCACCGGTACCGTCGAGAGCGAGTACCGCGACCTGATGACAGCGTTGGCGACGCTCGCCGGCGAGGACGCCGCGTACGCGCAGCTGTCGGCCAAGCGACTCGCACACTACGTGTTCGACGTCTTCACCGCGGCGTTGCTGCTCGAGGAGGCCCAGTCCGAACTCGAGGACGGGAACGGTCGGACGGCGCTCGTCGCCCGCCGATTCGTCTCGAACGAACTCGAGAGGCCGGAGGCGCGCGGGATTACGAGCGGAGATCGGTTCGCGCTCGAGGCGTTCGATCCGATCGTCCGGCACGCGCCGGTGGATCCCGAGCGGCTCTCGGAAACCGTGCCGGCCGACGACTAGGACGCCTTCGAGCGACGGTGGGACGGCTATCGCTCTCGTTCCGCTCGAATCCGTTCGCGAGCGCGGTTCGCGTACGTCCGTCCGGCGGCGATCGTACGCCGCCACGTCGCCGGCTCGAGCAGGTACCGAACGCCGACGGTGGCCACTTTGAGCAAGAACACCAGCGCGACGGCCGTTCGGCGTACGGTGTCGGAGTACCACGCGACCGGAATCGTGACGAAGCCGGCCGTAACGAGCCCGATCAGCCCGCCGATAGCGTACGGCGAGAACGGGGGAAAGAGCTCGAGAGCGGCGGCGAGGGGTGCTATCGTCAGTGCGACCGCGCTACAACGGCCGGCGATCGGTCGAGGGGCGCGCGACGGACGGTCTAACGCTCTGACCTGCCGACCGAGCACGATCAGTTGCCAGCCGGCGAACGCGCCGAGCGACGCCGCGAGGACGAATATCGAATCCCGGTAGGCGTCGCTCGCTACCACGAAAAAGAGCCCGGTGACGATGGCGAGCGCGAACGTGACCGTCGGTTTATCGGCGGGAGCGCGTTTCATGAGTGTCGTCGCCAGCAGGAGTAACGCGATCCCGACCGCCGCTCCGACGACGACGTCGACCAGGTAGTGAACGCCGAGTGCAACCCGGGAAAACGAAACCGTCGCGACGAGCGTCCCGGCGGCGAGGAAGCGCCGACGACGGGTGCCGTACGCGAGCACGGAGGCCAGTCCGAAGTAGACGATCGTCGCGTTGACCGCGTGACCGCTCGGAAACCCGTACCCGGTCGCGAAGGCGGTC contains:
- a CDS encoding acyl-CoA dehydrogenase family protein; translated protein: MDAGSDYGRYDEGRRVNYWVLDRALERELRRTYADDEYEWAEPRLEAFGETVGYTVADNADYVDDHGPELEPYDKHGEVQNYVRYPAEQFENERLAYEAGIVADAFEAPPGRDEPMPLSHNLAMQYLLCYADPGFDCPVAMTAGAALVLEKFGDESLEPYYEALTSRDYDDLVEGAMFLTEKQGGSDVGANETRAEWDDEEGCWRLYGEKWFCSNVDAEGTLALARTEDAPEGTDGLSMFLVPHADLAKGPVTKGDLLEDGPLSPGDVNDQLYRRLKDKLGTVSVPTGEVEFTGAKAILVGEAENGFRQMAEMLNLERLSNAAASCGIIGRVLLESKIYAANREAFGETIDQYPLMRADLVDMAVTHEAAVAYVFEAARLLSERERAERAGESADDAYRLMRLLIPIAKLRTARMAVDTASYGMEVHGGNGYVNDFVTNRMLRDAQVLPIWEGTENILSLDVLRALEREDAHEPLRETIEDRLEAVSHPALADTTGTVESEYRDLMTALATLAGEDAAYAQLSAKRLAHYVFDVFTAALLLEEAQSELEDGNGRTALVARRFVSNELERPEARGITSGDRFALEAFDPIVRHAPVDPERLSETVPADD
- a CDS encoding phosphatase PAP2 family protein; the encoded protein is MSRGIGEFEPIQEHVPEWLAVIIALLTQLGDVWFLSLLLVTLYWAHTSNRDDIAVVAGVWLAGMGLYKGLKEIFGFPRPEQVLLDPELLPRTIQPAYEATAFATGYGFPSGHAVNATIVYFGLASVLAYGTRRRRFLAAGTLVATVSFSRVALGVHYLVDVVVGAAVGIALLLLATTLMKRAPADKPTVTFALAIVTGLFFVVASDAYRDSIFVLAASLGAFAGWQLIVLGRQVRALDRPSRAPRPIAGRCSAVALTIAPLAAALELFPPFSPYAIGGLIGLVTAGFVTIPVAWYSDTVRRTAVALVFLLKVATVGVRYLLEPATWRRTIAAGRTYANRARERIRAERER